From the Roseateles sp. XES5 genome, one window contains:
- a CDS encoding MFS transporter, translating to MAASAVPKTVWVLGVVSLLMDVSSEMVQTLLPFYLVSGLGVSALFVGFIEGLSVAVATVTKFFSGVLADRMAQRKPLAVLGYGLGALSKLIFPLATSIGWIVAAKAVDRVGKGIRGTPRDALIADVTPPELRGASFGLRKSLDTVGGFLGPLAAIGLMIVLGGDVLAIYWIAVVPAFLAVLLLIVGVREPKTPFHAGAGGPPRLADILRLNGAVWLVIAAASLLTLARFSEAFLLLKSQEAGFAPAWIPITMVIMHAVYGLTAYPVGRLSDRIGRSGLLLGSLVVLVAAYLVLAAAQSVGLFLAGIVLWGLHMGLSQGLLATLIADTAPKSLKGTAFGVFNLMTGLTVLVGNVAAGWLWDAHGSGATFLAGAGLSTVTILVAAPMLLAVRVKPAA from the coding sequence ATGGCGGCATCCGCTGTTCCGAAGACGGTCTGGGTGCTCGGCGTCGTCAGCCTGCTGATGGATGTCTCCTCGGAAATGGTGCAGACGCTGCTGCCGTTCTACCTGGTCAGCGGCCTTGGTGTCTCCGCGCTGTTCGTCGGCTTCATCGAGGGCCTGTCGGTCGCCGTCGCGACCGTGACCAAGTTCTTTTCCGGTGTTCTCGCCGACCGCATGGCGCAGCGCAAACCGCTCGCGGTGCTCGGCTATGGCCTCGGGGCGCTGTCCAAGCTGATCTTCCCGCTCGCCACCTCCATCGGCTGGATCGTGGCGGCCAAGGCCGTCGACCGCGTCGGCAAGGGCATTCGCGGCACGCCGCGCGATGCGCTGATCGCCGACGTGACGCCGCCGGAACTGCGGGGGGCGAGCTTCGGGCTGCGCAAGTCGCTGGATACGGTGGGCGGCTTCCTCGGGCCGCTAGCCGCCATCGGACTGATGATCGTGCTCGGCGGCGACGTGCTCGCCATCTACTGGATCGCCGTCGTGCCCGCCTTCCTGGCGGTGCTGCTGCTGATCGTCGGGGTCCGCGAGCCGAAGACGCCGTTTCATGCCGGTGCCGGCGGTCCGCCGCGCCTTGCCGATATCCTCCGGCTCAACGGCGCCGTCTGGCTGGTGATCGCCGCCGCCTCGCTGCTGACGCTGGCGCGGTTCAGCGAGGCCTTCCTGCTTTTGAAATCGCAGGAGGCGGGGTTCGCGCCGGCCTGGATCCCCATCACCATGGTGATCATGCATGCGGTCTATGGCCTGACGGCCTATCCGGTCGGCCGGCTTTCCGACCGCATCGGGCGGTCGGGCCTGCTGCTCGGCAGCCTCGTCGTGCTGGTCGCCGCCTATCTGGTGCTGGCGGCTGCGCAATCCGTCGGCCTGTTCCTCGCCGGCATCGTGCTCTGGGGGCTGCATATGGGACTGTCGCAGGGGCTGCTGGCGACGCTGATCGCCGATACGGCCCCGAAGAGCCTCAAGGGCACGGCCTTCGGCGTCTTCAACCTGATGACCGGGCTGACGGTGCTCGTCGGGAATGTCGCGGCCGGCTGGCTCTGGGATGCCCATGGATCGGGCGCGACCTTCCTGGCCGGCGCCGGCCTCTCGACCGTCACCATCCTTGTCGCCGCGCCGATGCTGCTGGCGGTACGGGTCAAGCCGGCGGCATAG
- a CDS encoding TIGR02281 family clan AA aspartic protease gives MRLYILLGILAVGLAALILNHDSGRTMGMDNNDFGRLVTLSAIATMMAAGVLAGRRQIGESLRQAGIWLLIILVLVTGYLYRFDLQEIGNRLTAGLIPGRAVVTTNAGGEQILVIHKGVSGHFEADVTIDGTPLRMLVDTGASSVVLSYEDAMRLGVDPGNLVFSIDVSTANGRALAAPVTLREVAIGPIVRGTVRGMVTEQGRLEQSLLGMSFLETLGSIEITRDELRLKD, from the coding sequence ATGAGGCTCTACATCCTTCTCGGCATCCTCGCCGTCGGCCTTGCTGCCCTGATCCTCAACCATGACAGCGGCCGCACGATGGGGATGGACAACAACGATTTCGGCCGTCTCGTCACGCTGTCGGCCATCGCCACGATGATGGCGGCAGGGGTTCTCGCCGGCCGGCGGCAGATCGGTGAAAGCCTGCGCCAGGCCGGCATCTGGCTGCTGATCATCCTCGTCCTCGTCACGGGCTATCTCTACCGCTTCGACCTGCAGGAGATCGGCAACCGCCTCACCGCAGGCCTCATCCCCGGCCGCGCGGTGGTGACGACCAATGCCGGTGGCGAGCAGATCCTCGTCATTCACAAGGGCGTCTCCGGCCATTTCGAGGCGGATGTCACCATCGACGGCACGCCGCTGCGCATGCTGGTGGATACCGGCGCAAGCTCGGTGGTGCTGTCCTATGAGGATGCCATGCGCCTCGGCGTCGATCCCGGCAATCTCGTCTTCTCCATCGACGTCTCCACCGCCAACGGCCGGGCGCTCGCCGCCCCCGTAACGCTGCGCGAGGTTGCCATCGGCCCCATCGTCCGCGGCACCGTTCGAGGCATGGTCACGGAACAGGGGCGGCTCGAGCAGAGCCTGCTCGGCATGAGCTTCCTCGAAACGCTCGGCTCCATCGAGATTACCCGCGACGAACTGCGCCTGAAGGATTGA
- a CDS encoding DUF1289 domain-containing protein: MESPCILVCSIDMVTGYCFGCGRTREEIGGWTLYTSEERRTIMAELPARLATVERKPRRETRRSRMARERDEA, encoded by the coding sequence ATGGAATCGCCCTGCATTCTCGTCTGTTCGATCGACATGGTGACCGGCTATTGCTTCGGCTGCGGACGCACGCGCGAGGAAATCGGCGGCTGGACGCTCTATACGTCCGAAGAGCGCCGCACCATCATGGCCGAACTGCCCGCCCGCCTTGCCACCGTCGAGCGCAAGCCGCGGCGCGAAACGCGCCGTAGCCGCATGGCGCGGGAGCGGGACGAGGCATGA
- a CDS encoding adenosylcobinamide-GDP ribazoletransferase, which translates to MTAIQDFIDDTARSVAFLSRVPVPQRHFIGHDGRLSRAVRAFPLAGVLIVLPAAALAAVLSAFHAPPALLAFATLALQVLVTGALHEDGLSDSADGIGGGRDRESALVIMKDSRVGSYGAVALVLSFGLRAAAIAALATVLTPSALGMALLAVAAASRTAMVWHWSLLPPARRDGVAASVGEPERGATTFALASGALIAALLLLPHGTVLAFALALAAAIIAVLTFDRIAMRKIGGHTGDTIGATQQLAEMSVLFALALAL; encoded by the coding sequence GTGACCGCCATCCAGGATTTCATCGACGACACCGCCCGTTCGGTCGCGTTCCTGTCGCGCGTGCCGGTACCGCAGCGCCATTTCATCGGCCATGACGGACGCCTGTCACGGGCGGTCCGGGCCTTTCCTTTGGCCGGCGTGCTGATCGTGCTGCCGGCGGCGGCGCTCGCGGCCGTGCTTTCGGCCTTTCACGCCCCGCCCGCCCTCCTCGCCTTCGCGACGCTCGCCCTGCAGGTGCTCGTCACGGGCGCGCTGCACGAGGATGGCCTGTCCGACAGCGCCGACGGCATCGGCGGCGGGCGCGACCGCGAGAGCGCGCTTGTCATCATGAAGGACAGCCGCGTCGGCTCCTACGGCGCGGTGGCGCTGGTGCTTTCCTTCGGCCTGCGCGCCGCCGCCATCGCGGCGCTCGCCACGGTCCTCACGCCCTCGGCGCTCGGCATGGCGCTGCTTGCCGTCGCCGCGGCCAGCCGCACCGCCATGGTCTGGCACTGGTCGCTGCTGCCGCCGGCCCGCCGCGACGGCGTCGCCGCCTCGGTCGGCGAGCCGGAGCGCGGCGCGACCACCTTTGCACTCGCCAGCGGCGCTCTCATCGCCGCACTCCTCCTCCTCCCGCACGGCACGGTGCTCGCCTTCGCGCTTGCCCTTGCCGCTGCGATCATTGCCGTGCTCACCTTCGACCGCATCGCCATGCGCAAGATCGGCGGCCATACCGGCGATACGATCGGCGCGACGCAGCAGCTCGCGGAAATGTCCGTGCTGTTCGCCCTTGCCTTGGCGCTCTGA
- the cobT gene encoding nicotinate-nucleotide--dimethylbenzimidazole phosphoribosyltransferase codes for MSASGLPFDDFRELLRNLPGPDSAALVAARERDSQLTKPPGALGRLEEIAFWLAAWTGRPPAVTRPLVAIFAGNHGVTKQGITPYPSSVTAQMVENFAAGGAAINQICVTHDLGLKVFDLALDYPTADITEEAALSERDCAATMAFGMEAVAGGTDLICIGEMGIGNTTIAAAINLALYGGTAEEWVGPGTGSEGDVLQRKIAAVQKAVDLHRDHLSDPLEVLRRLGGREIAAMAGAILAARMQKIPVIIDGYVATAAGAVLRAANPSALDHCLIGHVSAEPAHMKAIEKLGKTPLLALGMRLGEGTGAALAAGIVKAAAACHSGMATFVQAGVSNRT; via the coding sequence ATGAGTGCCAGCGGCCTGCCGTTCGATGATTTTCGTGAATTGCTGCGCAACCTGCCGGGGCCTGATTCGGCCGCGCTGGTGGCCGCGCGCGAACGCGATTCGCAGTTGACGAAGCCGCCGGGCGCGCTCGGCCGTCTGGAGGAAATCGCCTTCTGGCTTGCCGCCTGGACCGGTCGTCCGCCGGCCGTCACGCGTCCGCTGGTCGCCATCTTCGCCGGCAATCACGGCGTCACCAAGCAGGGCATCACGCCCTATCCGTCCTCCGTCACGGCGCAGATGGTGGAAAACTTCGCTGCCGGCGGTGCGGCGATCAACCAGATCTGCGTGACGCACGACCTCGGCCTCAAGGTCTTCGATCTCGCGCTCGACTACCCGACCGCCGACATCACCGAGGAAGCAGCGCTTTCCGAGCGCGACTGCGCCGCCACCATGGCCTTCGGCATGGAGGCCGTCGCCGGCGGCACGGACCTCATCTGCATCGGCGAGATGGGCATCGGCAACACGACCATCGCCGCGGCGATCAACCTGGCGCTCTATGGCGGCACGGCGGAAGAATGGGTCGGCCCCGGCACGGGTTCGGAGGGGGACGTCCTGCAGCGCAAGATCGCGGCCGTGCAGAAGGCCGTCGATCTCCACCGCGACCATCTTTCCGATCCGCTCGAAGTGCTGCGCCGTCTCGGCGGCCGCGAGATCGCGGCCATGGCCGGTGCGATCCTCGCCGCCCGCATGCAGAAGATCCCCGTCATCATTGACGGCTATGTCGCGACGGCCGCAGGGGCGGTCCTGCGCGCCGCCAATCCGTCCGCGCTCGACCATTGCCTCATCGGCCACGTTTCGGCCGAGCCGGCGCACATGAAGGCCATCGAGAAGCTCGGCAAGACGCCGCTGCTCGCGCTGGGCATGCGGCTCGGCGAGGGCACCGGCGCGGCGCTCGCCGCAGGCATCGTCAAGGCGGCCGCGGCCTGCCATTCCGGCATGGCCACCTTCGTTCAGGCAGGCGTCAGCAACCGCACCTAA
- a CDS encoding diacylglycerol kinase, translating into MGQAPIEKKTGFSHLVAAATYSAAGARRLLGESAFRHELIAFGVAMVLFTVVGASLFQYVAMAILFLLMIAFEALNTAIEEIVDRVSPEISEMGKHSKDLGSFAVFCLIIANGVYAGYVMIAAFL; encoded by the coding sequence ATGGGTCAGGCACCAATCGAGAAAAAGACAGGCTTCAGCCATCTGGTTGCGGCCGCGACCTATTCGGCGGCCGGCGCGCGCCGGCTGCTCGGCGAATCGGCCTTCCGGCACGAGCTGATCGCCTTCGGCGTCGCCATGGTGCTGTTCACGGTCGTCGGCGCCTCGCTCTTCCAGTATGTCGCGATGGCGATCCTGTTCCTGCTGATGATCGCCTTCGAGGCGCTGAACACGGCCATCGAGGAGATCGTCGACCGCGTCTCGCCGGAAATCTCGGAAATGGGCAAACACTCGAAGGACCTCGGTTCCTTCGCCGTCTTCTGCCTGATCATCGCCAACGGCGTCTATGCCGGCTATGTGATGATCGCGGCGTTCCTTTAG